A region of Methanocorpusculum labreanum Z DNA encodes the following proteins:
- a CDS encoding FecCD family ABC transporter permease, producing the protein MLRHPVLLLPVLLIVLLISIVLTTCIGVSGFSLLTFDSEMIRKLIFEVRLPRVIGALLVGGGLAAAGCVMQGLFRNPMADPYIIGTSTGGALGAACAIVFLGGLLMPLFAFIGAAASTITVYLISQRNGRMAVETLLLSGIAVSLFLSAMLSFIMYLSGNSLHQIMFWMMGGFWNMYWDDVGLALLIPAAAVILYLFSRDLNVMALGEEEAIHLGVNTERTKKILLMVATFITAIAVSISGCIGFIGLIIPHIMRIFTGPDHRILLPASVLAGAILLMWADTFARTLPVEIPVGIVTAFLGAPFFIYLLRRRTRV; encoded by the coding sequence ATGCTTCGCCACCCCGTTCTTCTCCTACCCGTGCTTCTCATCGTTCTTCTGATAAGCATTGTCCTCACCACCTGTATTGGAGTGTCGGGGTTTTCTCTTCTCACCTTTGACTCGGAGATGATTCGAAAACTGATTTTTGAAGTCAGGCTCCCGCGGGTGATTGGGGCACTTCTGGTAGGTGGGGGGCTTGCCGCCGCCGGCTGCGTGATGCAGGGACTTTTCAGAAACCCAATGGCGGACCCATATATCATCGGAACTTCGACCGGCGGCGCTCTTGGGGCGGCCTGCGCGATTGTTTTTCTCGGAGGATTACTCATGCCGCTCTTTGCCTTTATCGGAGCAGCCGCTTCAACGATCACCGTATATCTCATATCTCAGAGGAACGGACGGATGGCAGTCGAAACCCTGTTATTATCGGGAATCGCAGTTTCGCTTTTCCTTTCTGCCATGCTCTCCTTCATCATGTACTTGTCCGGAAACAGTCTTCACCAGATCATGTTCTGGATGATGGGCGGATTCTGGAACATGTACTGGGACGATGTAGGGCTCGCGCTCTTAATTCCGGCGGCAGCGGTCATTCTCTACCTCTTTTCCCGTGATCTGAACGTTATGGCACTTGGAGAGGAGGAGGCGATCCATCTTGGCGTGAACACGGAACGAACCAAAAAAATTCTGCTCATGGTAGCCACATTTATTACTGCCATCGCAGTATCCATATCAGGATGCATCGGATTTATCGGACTCATAATCCCTCACATTATGCGGATCTTCACCGGCCCAGACCACAGAATCCTTCTTCCGGCATCCGTGCTGGCAGGAGCCATTCTCCTCATGTGGGCTGATACCTTTGCCAGAACACTTCCCGTCGAGATCCCCGTTGGGATCGTTACTGCATTTCTCGGAGCTCCGTTCTTTATTTACCTGCTTCGCAGGAGGACGCGGGTATGA
- a CDS encoding ABC transporter ATP-binding protein yields MTPTISADNISVKYGDHRVIEQFSLAVDQGGFIGILGPNGCGKTTFLRALSRILKPDQGAVFIEGLDAESYDSRTLAKTIGCVGQETDVAFPFTVREIVFMGRYPHIGKLAPLSPKDLAIADEAMKTTNTFPLADRLITEVSGGERQRVLIARTLTQQPKILLLDEPTSHLDINHQIEIMDLIRDLTPKITVIGVFHDLNLASYFCDRIVLMKQGKILAVGTPMEVLTPEKIRESFSIGMMVSIHPLTGKPHLMPEYGVQPTPASTRIHVISGGGTGTEILHTLCLHGFSVSAGVLAANDSDCLAAVKLGLETIIEPPFAVVSDKSVQKLKLMLASADKIVVTGMPVGYGNLANLKALTEVSKPVYLFGEGDDYTNGEATHIRRALIENEAVIVPGITALMKILYAGNP; encoded by the coding sequence ATGACGCCAACGATTTCGGCAGACAATATTTCTGTGAAATACGGGGATCATCGTGTTATCGAACAGTTCTCTCTCGCTGTTGATCAGGGCGGATTCATCGGGATCCTCGGGCCGAACGGATGCGGCAAGACAACATTTTTGCGTGCCCTTTCCAGAATATTGAAACCGGATCAGGGAGCGGTTTTCATTGAAGGCCTGGACGCAGAATCATATGATTCCCGTACTCTCGCAAAAACGATTGGGTGCGTCGGGCAGGAAACTGATGTCGCATTTCCATTCACGGTACGGGAGATCGTTTTTATGGGAAGATATCCGCATATTGGAAAACTCGCCCCATTATCGCCAAAAGATCTGGCAATCGCCGATGAAGCGATGAAAACCACAAACACGTTTCCTCTCGCAGACAGGTTGATCACCGAGGTTTCGGGCGGAGAACGGCAACGTGTCCTGATTGCGAGAACACTGACCCAGCAGCCGAAGATCCTCCTTCTTGACGAACCAACATCCCATCTCGATATCAATCATCAGATAGAAATCATGGACCTTATCCGGGACCTTACGCCGAAGATCACGGTCATTGGCGTCTTTCATGATCTGAATCTGGCATCGTACTTCTGTGATAGGATCGTGCTGATGAAGCAAGGTAAAATTCTCGCAGTCGGGACCCCCATGGAAGTCCTGACACCGGAAAAAATCCGGGAGAGTTTTTCAATTGGCATGATGGTGTCAATCCACCCGCTTACCGGAAAACCGCACCTCATGCCTGAGTATGGTGTTCAGCCAACACCCGCCTCCACCCGCATCCATGTGATCTCCGGAGGTGGAACGGGGACTGAGATCCTCCATACCTTATGTCTGCATGGATTTTCCGTATCTGCCGGTGTTTTGGCGGCGAACGACTCGGACTGTCTTGCAGCAGTGAAACTCGGTTTGGAAACGATCATCGAACCGCCGTTTGCCGTCGTGAGTGACAAATCAGTTCAAAAACTGAAGCTGATGCTGGCCAGCGCGGATAAAATCGTGGTCACAGGCATGCCAGTAGGATACGGCAATCTGGCAAATCTGAAAGCTCTCACCGAAGTTTCTAAACCAGTATATCTTTTCGGGGAGGGGGACGATTACACAAACGGCGAAGCGACACACATCCGCAGAGCCCTCATCGAAAACGAAGCAGTGATTGTACCCGGCATCACGGCCCTTATGAAGATACTGTACGCCGGAAATCCATGA
- a CDS encoding outer membrane protein assembly factor BamB family protein: MKKMREFLYLLFIIVLMICTIGVASADEPTGPTSDNVRMHISVDGGIDSTSAVHDNRLFIANWKSMDFSTTNAMGVFCFDLTNGDLIWFRSIGEVLSEITVADGQVFAGTKSGALFCLDEDTGNTVWSVTGITAGYWGLTGAPLVNDGVVYVTSPTKHQLMGYDTRNGNLVFQRGLGSSGGIIFTSPTLSSSNNLLVMDDTGILEISPANDLVNSYTLPSAITTGSSIVAHGNAVYLNANGILYRINTIGEWTEAWNVSTLTSTTPVVTDSAVYVSQGGTLAAYDITSGEALDGFTTHVSGGSSSYLNPVLAGNTIYYAMNAHCGKVFAINATTGAEEWNFSLPESGNPGEDYTFFASSPVVYGENLFIGSEGAGFYVIGEGDLIEIDKTNAADQPYVPPAPMTVLYEGTVRLVNTSEGVTVKDALDAAVSAGGFTYNLTEYDTIKDINGIENAEDWSHSWMTTYYNNNEIPVYSVLDPVVAGATISLHYDELDASWNVVGTQYLVNVTVGNINEPAPWTVIYDDTIDLTNTSTGVTVKDALDAAVSAGGFTYNLTEYDTIKDINGIENAEDWSHSWMTTYYNNNDTSVYSVLDPVVAGATISLHYDELDASWNVVGTQYLVNVTVGNIDEPAPWTIIYDDTVNLTNSSTGVTVKDALDAAVSAGGFTYNLTEYDTIKDINGIENAEDWSHSWMTTYYNNNEIPVYSVLDPVVAGATISLHYDEFDASWNVIGTEYMVNVTVNSISDLSITNPSTMVTGASAVFTALSNYPGNTTYSWDFGDNTTVVETKSSGVASTVDKIYTNAGTKIITVTAEYDNRSVTNSAEIIVTTPPSAFDESNNLEAKLTGDSIPDTTHIFFTGTDVTNASNVTISISRYQNQSSISDDEWQNIQTNYTLPNSNEKPLFILEIDSSNAYGVNNIHQLNNYARLSIRLAIDYANASNVSFYRYVDGSNGYEQLHYTIGNVAPGWVEFLVDIPGFSTILAAIDEIPADSRTTPVSSTGPVANLATIKYKTIYYGTITVDPGSFTYTTTMDDKTFIVNNLSVFGILHASGMNLQTKEWPGGIYVHSINGIAQDENLNGWLYQVNGLTTSQMSNNYMVHDGDKIVWYYSESMASIPETSQYAYGFIVKVKASAVPLLNLSAAETPTINLGMPEGVTISSGIPQRITVDTSITQAGGFVNITEHTIIITEPGLQMTIPVKNLIRSDEIVTAEIQNMTAELVPAAGKIKTSGIEV, translated from the coding sequence ATGAAAAAAATGCGTGAATTTCTCTATTTGTTGTTTATCATCGTCCTGATGATATGTACTATTGGCGTTGCATCTGCAGATGAACCAACAGGGCCAACGTCAGATAATGTCAGGATGCATATCTCTGTTGATGGAGGCATCGACAGTACATCTGCTGTACATGACAACAGATTGTTTATTGCAAACTGGAAAAGTATGGACTTCTCCACCACAAATGCGATGGGAGTTTTCTGTTTTGATTTAACCAATGGAGACCTGATATGGTTCCGGTCCATCGGGGAAGTGTTGTCCGAAATAACGGTTGCAGATGGACAAGTCTTTGCTGGTACAAAATCAGGAGCATTGTTTTGTCTTGATGAAGATACAGGAAATACTGTGTGGAGTGTGACCGGCATTACAGCCGGATATTGGGGTCTGACAGGGGCCCCTCTCGTGAATGATGGTGTGGTCTATGTTACGAGCCCTACGAAGCACCAGCTTATGGGATATGACACCAGAAATGGCAATCTTGTTTTTCAACGCGGGCTTGGGTCAAGCGGGGGAATTATCTTTACCTCACCAACACTTTCATCCTCAAACAATCTGCTTGTGATGGATGATACCGGAATTCTTGAAATATCTCCGGCAAACGATCTGGTTAATTCCTACACACTCCCATCAGCCATTACAACCGGCAGTTCGATCGTGGCACACGGGAACGCAGTTTATCTTAATGCAAACGGCATTCTGTACCGAATAAACACGATCGGAGAATGGACCGAGGCATGGAATGTCTCCACGCTCACTTCGACCACACCTGTCGTAACCGACTCGGCCGTATATGTTTCCCAGGGAGGGACCCTGGCAGCATATGATATTACTTCAGGAGAGGCACTTGATGGATTTACTACGCATGTAAGCGGAGGATCCAGCAGCTATCTCAATCCAGTGCTTGCGGGAAATACAATTTATTATGCAATGAATGCACATTGCGGAAAAGTTTTTGCAATAAATGCAACAACAGGGGCAGAAGAATGGAACTTCAGTCTTCCGGAGAGCGGAAATCCTGGAGAAGACTACACATTCTTTGCATCCTCTCCAGTAGTGTACGGTGAAAATCTGTTCATCGGTTCAGAAGGAGCTGGATTTTATGTCATTGGAGAGGGGGATCTTATCGAAATCGACAAAACAAATGCCGCTGATCAGCCATATGTTCCCCCCGCCCCAATGACAGTGCTCTACGAGGGAACAGTACGTCTGGTGAATACCTCGGAAGGAGTGACGGTTAAAGATGCGCTCGATGCGGCAGTGTCGGCAGGAGGGTTCACCTATAATCTCACCGAATATGATACGATAAAAGACATCAATGGAATAGAAAATGCAGAGGACTGGTCGCATTCGTGGATGACCACATACTACAACAATAACGAAATACCGGTTTACAGCGTGCTTGACCCGGTAGTCGCCGGAGCCACCATTTCACTTCATTATGATGAGCTTGATGCATCGTGGAATGTTGTAGGAACCCAGTATCTCGTGAATGTAACCGTAGGGAATATCAATGAACCAGCACCGTGGACAGTCATCTACGATGACACGATCGATCTCACAAACACATCCACGGGAGTGACGGTAAAGGATGCGCTCGATGCAGCAGTTTCGGCAGGAGGGTTCACCTATAACCTCACCGAATATGATACGATAAAAGACATCAATGGAATAGAAAATGCAGAGGACTGGTCGCATTCGTGGATGACCACATACTACAACAATAATGACACCTCGGTCTACAGCGTGCTTGACCCGGTAGTCGCCGGAGCCACCATTTCACTCCATTATGATGAGCTCGACGCATCGTGGAATGTTGTCGGAACCCAGTATCTCGTGAATGTAACCGTAGGGAATATCGATGAACCAGCACCGTGGACGATCATCTACGATGACACGGTCAATCTGACGAATTCTTCAACGGGAGTGACGGTAAAGGATGCACTCGATGCGGCAGTGTCGGCAGGAGGGTTCACCTATAACCTCACCGAATATGATACGATAAAAGACATCAATGGAATAGAAAATGCAGAGGATTGGTCGCATTCGTGGATGACCACATATTACAACAATAACGAAATACCGGTCTACAGCGTTCTTGACCCGGTAGTCGCGGGAGCAACTATTTCACTCCATTATGATGAGTTCGATGCATCGTGGAATGTGATAGGAACGGAATATATGGTCAATGTTACGGTAAACAGCATTTCAGACCTCAGCATCACAAATCCATCAACGATGGTCACGGGAGCATCTGCTGTCTTTACTGCCCTCTCCAATTACCCGGGAAATACCACATATTCGTGGGACTTTGGCGACAATACCACCGTTGTTGAAACAAAATCCTCAGGCGTTGCCTCTACTGTTGATAAAATCTATACAAATGCCGGGACTAAAATCATCACCGTAACTGCGGAATATGATAATCGATCAGTAACAAACAGCGCTGAAATAATTGTAACAACACCGCCATCAGCATTCGACGAATCCAACAACCTCGAAGCAAAACTTACCGGGGACTCAATCCCGGACACAACCCATATCTTCTTTACTGGGACAGATGTTACTAACGCATCAAATGTTACGATAAGCATCTCCAGATATCAGAATCAAAGTTCAATTTCCGATGATGAGTGGCAGAATATTCAGACAAACTACACCCTACCAAACTCAAACGAAAAACCTCTCTTCATCTTAGAGATAGACTCGTCAAATGCATATGGGGTAAACAACATCCATCAGCTTAACAACTACGCCCGCCTTTCCATTCGTCTTGCCATTGATTACGCCAATGCATCGAACGTGAGTTTCTATCGATATGTTGACGGCTCGAACGGTTATGAGCAGCTGCATTACACGATTGGAAATGTGGCTCCGGGATGGGTGGAATTCCTTGTAGACATCCCGGGATTCTCAACAATCCTTGCAGCAATAGATGAGATCCCGGCAGATTCCAGAACAACACCGGTTTCATCAACGGGACCTGTGGCAAATCTCGCAACTATCAAGTATAAAACCATATATTACGGCACTATCACCGTTGATCCGGGATCATTCACCTACACAACCACAATGGACGATAAAACATTCATCGTAAACAACCTGAGTGTTTTCGGGATACTGCATGCATCAGGAATGAATCTCCAGACAAAAGAGTGGCCAGGCGGAATCTATGTTCATTCCATCAATGGAATCGCTCAGGATGAAAATCTCAACGGGTGGCTGTATCAGGTAAACGGTCTGACAACAAGCCAGATGTCAAATAACTACATGGTCCATGACGGAGATAAAATCGTCTGGTATTATAGTGAGAGTATGGCGTCAATACCGGAGACAAGTCAGTATGCCTACGGATTCATCGTAAAGGTCAAAGCATCCGCGGTGCCGCTGCTTAATCTTTCAGCGGCAGAAACGCCGACAATCAATCTTGGAATGCCTGAGGGCGTCACCATCAGCAGTGGGATCCCGCAGAGAATCACGGTCGACACCTCAATCACACAGGCAGGTGGGTTTGTCAACATTACCGAACACACAATAATAATTACCGAACCCGGTCTTCAGATGACCATCCCAGTAAAGAATCTCATCAGGAGTGATGAGATAGTCACGGCTGAAATCCAGAACATGACTGCAGAACTTGTACCTGCTGCAGGCAAAATCAAAACATCCGGAATAGAGGTGTAA